The following are encoded in a window of Haloarcula halophila genomic DNA:
- a CDS encoding DUF7266 family protein has product MIGSLFADTRGVSPAVTQALTIGISTLLVTGLLIAGGSLIEGQTENVAREGLIDIGSGVATDLVRLDQFNTSTLNSDIEFRSRYPERVAGEQYRISLVPTSSQTRIYVNSTVEDYSTVVRFENQSRICSGTADGGAVTVRFNTSSSAQCMEIRD; this is encoded by the coding sequence ATGATTGGGTCGTTGTTCGCCGACACACGCGGTGTCTCGCCGGCGGTTACACAGGCGTTGACCATCGGCATCTCGACGCTCCTGGTCACCGGTCTGTTGATCGCCGGTGGGTCGCTGATCGAGGGACAGACCGAAAACGTCGCCCGCGAGGGCCTGATCGACATCGGTTCGGGTGTCGCAACCGATCTGGTCCGACTCGACCAGTTCAACACGTCGACGCTGAACTCCGACATCGAGTTCCGGTCGCGCTATCCCGAGCGCGTCGCCGGCGAGCAGTACCGGATCTCGCTCGTTCCGACGAGCAGCCAGACCAGAATCTACGTCAACTCGACCGTGGAAGATTACTCGACGGTCGTCCGGTTCGAGAACCAGAGCCGTATCTGTTCGGGGACCGCCGACGGCGGCGCGGTCACGGTCCGGTTCAAC